A portion of the Brevundimonas pondensis genome contains these proteins:
- a CDS encoding amylo-alpha-1,6-glucosidase, protein MDDAYSVQTTAADNSDQDGLETLMALKDADTFLVADHWGDVKSGADGLFDRDTRLLSHFVLTVGRCRPSRLSSGVTEDNVFFTCHSTNRPLPPMGGRSAPAGVLHLERRRFLWDKRLFERVRMVNHGIEDILLPLSFEFAADFADIFQVRGTMRAARGEIHAPVMDGRRVSFSYTGLDQVLRTSCLAFSEPPARLSANRAEFMFSLPKGKKLDLYIECGLDACDAPDQARWRWNSIQARLAMRRRMRRGASVQAARNPRVNDWLRQSRTDVALLTTDLPTGPYPYAGVPWFSTPFGRDGIITAWQMLWIDPSLAKGVLTYLAARQATEVNAFMDSAPGKIMHETRGGEMSALGEVPFGLYYGGVDTTCLFIALAGAYARRTNDMETIRALWPHLIAAAGWMSDYGDSNGDGLIDYARAAETGLSNQGWKDSEDSIFDSDGCFPQGPVALLEVQGYAFAAWKALADIGARLGDDRAIQWRARAEAVRVLVEDRFWMEDQNFYAVALDGNGRQMRAIGSNAGHLLFSGLPSPERARLVTRRMLTAEFRSGWGLRTLAKGQARFNPMSYHNGSVWPHDTAMAAAGMARYGERQAVSMLLGEVFGAAAHFQLRLPELFCGFVRETGEPPIAYPVACLPQAWAAGSVFLMLQAVLGVSINAAEGLVEVSNPAMPTGLHQMSILDLEVGDSAIDLTFQRLNNHVVVMPRERRGTVSLRVTG, encoded by the coding sequence ATGGACGACGCCTATTCGGTCCAGACCACCGCCGCCGACAACAGCGATCAGGACGGCCTCGAGACCCTGATGGCGCTGAAGGACGCCGACACCTTTCTGGTGGCGGACCACTGGGGCGACGTCAAAAGCGGGGCCGACGGCCTGTTCGACCGGGACACGCGCCTGCTGTCGCACTTCGTCCTGACCGTGGGACGGTGCCGGCCCTCGCGGCTCAGTTCCGGCGTGACCGAGGACAATGTCTTCTTCACCTGCCATTCGACCAACCGCCCCCTGCCGCCGATGGGCGGGCGCTCGGCCCCGGCGGGGGTGCTGCATCTGGAGCGGCGGCGCTTTCTCTGGGACAAGCGGCTGTTCGAGCGGGTGCGGATGGTCAACCACGGCATCGAGGACATCCTGCTGCCGCTGTCGTTCGAATTCGCCGCCGACTTCGCCGACATCTTTCAGGTGCGCGGCACGATGCGGGCGGCGCGCGGTGAGATTCACGCCCCCGTCATGGACGGCCGCCGCGTCAGCTTCAGCTACACCGGGCTGGATCAGGTGCTGCGGACCAGTTGCCTGGCCTTTTCCGAGCCGCCCGCCCGCCTCAGCGCCAACCGGGCCGAGTTCATGTTCAGCCTGCCCAAGGGCAAGAAGCTCGATCTCTATATCGAATGCGGTCTGGACGCCTGCGATGCCCCCGATCAGGCGCGCTGGCGCTGGAATTCCATTCAGGCGCGTCTGGCCATGCGCCGTCGGATGCGGCGGGGAGCCAGCGTTCAGGCGGCGCGCAATCCCCGCGTCAATGACTGGCTGAGACAGTCGCGAACGGACGTGGCCCTTTTGACCACTGATCTTCCGACCGGCCCCTATCCCTATGCCGGGGTGCCGTGGTTCTCGACCCCGTTCGGGCGCGACGGCATCATCACCGCCTGGCAAATGCTGTGGATCGACCCCAGCCTGGCCAAGGGGGTGCTGACCTATCTGGCGGCGCGACAGGCGACCGAGGTCAACGCCTTCATGGATTCCGCCCCCGGCAAGATCATGCATGAGACGCGCGGCGGCGAGATGAGCGCCTTGGGCGAAGTGCCGTTCGGCCTCTATTACGGCGGGGTCGACACCACCTGCCTGTTCATCGCCCTGGCCGGCGCCTACGCCCGTCGCACCAACGACATGGAAACCATCCGCGCCCTGTGGCCCCACCTGATCGCGGCGGCGGGCTGGATGAGCGACTATGGCGACAGCAACGGCGACGGCCTGATCGACTACGCCCGCGCCGCCGAGACCGGCCTGTCCAACCAGGGCTGGAAGGATAGCGAGGACTCCATCTTCGACAGCGACGGCTGCTTCCCTCAGGGGCCCGTCGCCTTGCTCGAGGTCCAAGGCTACGCCTTCGCCGCCTGGAAGGCCCTGGCGGACATCGGCGCACGCCTGGGTGATGACCGCGCCATACAGTGGCGGGCGCGGGCCGAGGCTGTGCGCGTCCTGGTCGAAGACCGTTTCTGGATGGAGGATCAGAACTTCTACGCCGTAGCCCTCGACGGGAACGGGCGGCAGATGCGGGCGATCGGCTCCAACGCCGGGCATCTGCTGTTCAGCGGCCTGCCCTCGCCTGAGCGGGCCCGACTAGTGACGCGGCGGATGCTGACGGCGGAATTCCGATCCGGTTGGGGCCTGCGGACCCTGGCCAAGGGTCAGGCCCGCTTCAATCCCATGAGCTATCACAACGGCTCGGTCTGGCCGCATGACACGGCCATGGCGGCGGCGGGCATGGCTCGCTACGGCGAACGGCAGGCCGTCTCCATGCTGCTGGGCGAGGTCTTTGGCGCGGCGGCCCATTTCCAGTTGCGCCTGCCGGAACTGTTCTGCGGCTTCGTGCGCGAGACGGGCGAGCCGCCCATCGCCTATCCGGTCGCCTGTCTGCCTCAGGCCTGGGCGGCGGGGTCGGTCTTCCTGATGCTGCAGGCCGTGCTCGGCGTGTCGATCAACGCCGCCGAGGGGCTGGTCGAGGTGTCCAACCCCGCCATGCCGACAGGACTTCACCAGATGTCGATCCTGGACCTCGAGGTCGGCGACAGCGCCATCGACCTGACCTTCCAGAGATTGAACAACCACGTCGTCGTCATGCCGCGCGAACGACGGGGCACGGTCAGCCTGAGGGTGACAGGTTAG
- a CDS encoding DsbA family protein — protein sequence MATFRYASMSRRAALTAAALAAMATVAGCTAKSGGAADGDMAMGAGADAKVTVVEYASVTCGHCAVWNEEVWPEFKTRYVDTKKVRYVFREFPTPPQDIAVAGFLIARCAGPDKYFDVVHDIMASQKEWMAGVAPRTTLFRAAAAAGLSQEQTEACIRDKAAIEEMSNRIKAGIDAGVTGTPTFIVNGTKVADSSLSGLSQAIDAELAKK from the coding sequence ATGGCTACGTTCCGTTACGCTTCGATGAGCCGCCGCGCGGCCCTGACCGCCGCCGCTCTGGCCGCCATGGCGACCGTCGCCGGTTGCACCGCCAAGTCGGGCGGCGCCGCCGACGGCGACATGGCCATGGGCGCCGGTGCGGACGCCAAGGTGACGGTCGTGGAATACGCCTCAGTCACCTGCGGTCACTGCGCCGTCTGGAACGAGGAAGTCTGGCCGGAATTCAAGACCAGGTATGTGGACACCAAGAAGGTCCGCTATGTCTTCCGCGAGTTCCCCACCCCGCCGCAGGACATCGCCGTCGCCGGCTTCCTGATCGCGCGTTGCGCCGGGCCGGACAAGTATTTCGACGTCGTCCACGACATCATGGCCAGCCAGAAGGAATGGATGGCGGGCGTGGCGCCGCGCACCACCCTTTTCCGCGCCGCTGCGGCCGCCGGCCTGAGCCAGGAACAGACCGAGGCCTGCATCCGCGACAAGGCCGCCATCGAAGAAATGAGCAACCGCATCAAGGCCGGCATCGACGCCGGCGTGACCGGCACGCCGACCTTCATCGTCAACGGCACGAAGGTCGCCGACAGCAGTCTGTCGGGCCTGTCGCAAGCCATCGACGCGGAACTGGCCAAGAAATAA
- the mutY gene encoding A/G-specific adenine glycosylase, protein MPDVSSLRAALLDWYDAHARTLPWRAPPGARTRTEPYRVWLSEVMLQQTTVPHAAPYFERFTTRWPTVSDLAAVEDADLMAAWAGLGYYARARNLLACARAVASEHGGVFPDTEAALLALPGVGAYTAAAVAAIAFDQPANVVDGNVERVMTRLFAVETPLPAARPELKRLAALFVSGERPGDWPQALMDLGSGVCRPKSPSCELCPLAFGCEGLKTGAPARYPLKTKKAERPHRHGHAFVLRDGEGRIGLVRRPDKGLLGGMLGLPTSDWSATPVFDPPSTANWTEAGAVEHVFTHFSLTLTVHFGAGDGDFIWTEADQALAALPTVFRKALERGLAA, encoded by the coding sequence ATGCCCGACGTCTCTTCCCTCCGCGCCGCCTTGCTTGATTGGTACGACGCCCATGCGCGGACCCTGCCATGGCGCGCGCCGCCGGGGGCGCGGACGCGCACCGAGCCCTATCGGGTCTGGCTGTCCGAGGTCATGTTGCAGCAAACGACGGTGCCGCACGCCGCCCCCTATTTCGAGCGGTTCACCACGCGCTGGCCGACGGTCAGCGATCTGGCGGCGGTCGAGGACGCCGACCTGATGGCCGCCTGGGCGGGGCTGGGCTACTATGCCCGGGCCCGCAACCTGCTGGCCTGCGCCCGGGCGGTGGCCAGCGAACATGGCGGCGTCTTTCCTGACACCGAAGCGGCGCTGCTGGCCCTGCCGGGGGTGGGCGCCTATACCGCCGCCGCCGTAGCCGCCATCGCCTTCGATCAACCCGCCAATGTCGTCGACGGCAATGTCGAGCGGGTCATGACCCGCCTGTTCGCGGTCGAGACCCCTCTGCCCGCCGCCCGGCCCGAGCTGAAGCGACTGGCCGCCCTGTTCGTCAGCGGCGAGCGGCCCGGCGACTGGCCCCAGGCCCTGATGGATCTGGGCTCCGGCGTCTGTCGGCCCAAGTCGCCGTCGTGCGAGCTCTGTCCTCTGGCCTTCGGTTGCGAGGGGTTGAAGACCGGCGCGCCCGCCCGTTATCCGCTGAAGACTAAGAAGGCCGAGCGTCCGCATCGCCATGGCCACGCCTTCGTCCTGCGTGACGGGGAGGGGCGGATCGGCCTGGTGCGCCGGCCGGACAAGGGGCTGCTGGGCGGCATGCTTGGTTTGCCAACATCGGACTGGAGCGCGACACCCGTCTTTGATCCCCCTTCGACGGCGAACTGGACCGAGGCGGGGGCGGTCGAGCACGTCTTCACCCACTTCAGCCTGACCCTGACGGTCCATTTTGGCGCGGGCGATGGCGATTTCATCTGGACCGAGGCGGATCAGGCGCTGGCCGCCTTGCCGACGGTGTTCCGCAAGGCGCTGGAGCGCGGGCTGGCGGCCTAA
- a CDS encoding glycosyltransferase family 4 protein, producing MKIAQVTPLYEAVPPRLYGGTERVVAHLTDALVELGHEVTLFASAEAETRARLIPVRDQAIRLDPEPLKSDLAAHMTMLAQVLDRADDFDVIHFHTDMVHFPFFRDLADKTVTTLHGRLDLKDLPEVYAQWSEFGLVSISDDQRRPLPQANWKATVHHGMPGDLYRFSPKSEGYLAFLGRISPEKRPDRAIEIATRLGKPLKMAAKVDAADKAYWETAIRPLVEGNPLIEFVGEIGDAQKSAFLGGAEALLFPIDWPEPFGLVMIEAMACGTPVVAFRCGSTPEIIEDGATGFLVETMDQAVAVAGQAQALDREAIRARFDLRFSATAMARRYLDVYGDLLARRPYAAHVLDGARPMVRIAGEDRSFAAIG from the coding sequence ATGAAGATCGCCCAGGTCACGCCCCTCTATGAGGCGGTGCCGCCGCGCCTTTATGGCGGCACCGAGCGGGTCGTCGCCCACCTGACCGACGCCCTGGTCGAACTGGGCCACGAGGTCACCCTGTTCGCCAGCGCCGAGGCCGAGACGCGGGCGCGGCTGATCCCGGTGCGGGATCAGGCCATCCGGCTGGACCCGGAGCCGCTGAAGTCCGACCTGGCCGCCCACATGACCATGCTGGCCCAGGTGCTGGACCGCGCCGACGACTTCGACGTCATCCATTTCCATACCGACATGGTGCACTTCCCGTTCTTCCGCGATCTGGCGGACAAGACGGTGACGACCCTGCACGGGCGGCTGGACCTGAAGGACCTGCCCGAGGTCTATGCTCAGTGGTCAGAGTTCGGCCTGGTCTCCATCTCCGATGATCAGCGCCGCCCCCTGCCCCAGGCCAACTGGAAGGCGACAGTGCATCACGGGATGCCCGGCGACCTTTATCGTTTCTCGCCGAAGTCGGAGGGTTATCTGGCCTTCCTCGGCCGCATCTCGCCCGAGAAGCGCCCCGACCGGGCCATCGAGATCGCCACGCGTCTGGGCAAGCCGCTGAAGATGGCGGCCAAGGTTGATGCGGCGGACAAGGCCTATTGGGAGACGGCCATCAGGCCCCTGGTCGAGGGCAATCCCCTGATCGAGTTCGTCGGCGAGATCGGCGACGCGCAGAAGTCGGCCTTTCTCGGCGGGGCCGAAGCCCTGCTCTTCCCTATCGACTGGCCGGAGCCCTTCGGCCTGGTGATGATCGAGGCCATGGCCTGCGGCACGCCGGTCGTCGCCTTCCGTTGCGGCTCGACGCCCGAGATCATCGAGGATGGGGCCACTGGCTTTCTGGTCGAGACGATGGATCAGGCCGTCGCCGTCGCCGGGCAAGCGCAGGCGCTGGACCGCGAGGCGATCCGGGCGCGGTTCGACCTGAGGTTCTCGGCCACGGCCATGGCCCGGCGCTATCTCGACGTCTACGGCGACCTGCTGGCCCGGCGCCCCTATGCCGCCCATGTGCTGGACGGAGCGCGACCCATGGTCCGCATCGCCGGCGAGGATCGCAGCTTCGCGGCCATAGGCTGA
- the smc gene encoding chromosome segregation protein SMC produces MQFQRLKLVGFKSFVDAAEVQIEAGLTGVVGPNGCGKSNVLESLRWVMGANSAKAMRGQGMDDVIFAGAAGRPPRSHAEVVLTIDNAQKRAPQPFTDSPVLEVSRRIDRGQGSTYRINGKEVRARDVQLLFADASTGANSPALVRQGQISELIAAKPQNRRRILEEAGGVAGLHTRRHEAELRLKAAETNLDRLDDIGRELETALNRLKREARQAEKYKKISAEIRALQAALLYVRWNDAKAAAEVAAQELRDADRAVVEATTAATKAEADALKAQEAMKPAREEDAVAGALLHRATLERDRLDMAEQAARAEVDRLKAEATRIASDVEREERMAADAKRELDRLDHELTKLKAEIAAAPERGPELEKALLAAEDARKAADAEVERLAGTLAAVEARANAESARKRDAEARLARVVGQHDQAKREREALGPLETPELATARTALETAQAELTAAREAVEAAETARGDLARVEAEARTAARAAEDRLGRLQTEARGLAQLLVTGKRDHPPALDKVSAAKGYEAALAAALGDDLDAALDARAAAHWAKLEKWANAPSPVWPEGVTPLAAHVTAPAELAARLALCVVASQSEAPRLAKTLPTGARLVTAEGDLYRWDGFVSRAEAPRPAAVRLAQRTRLAELEAEIDTGKPALEAAQAAQKSATEAFRAAEEAVKTARLKPFAADKAVVVARDRVESLMRDQTRREARAQALDETVARLDGEVAEAQAALEAAQSVEAPSETIAGLRDELAAARVAADAARQAAQTARSTRDEEARDRAGREQRLGSLTRAHEGWAGRSKESAARVTALTKDADKTAAQLLQAEIAPQGFAEQRGTLMDALIAAETRKSAATEALSLAESTAGESDRASRAAEAAAGAAREARAGLAARAEAASERLAEAEANVRETAQMSPDELGQKLIDDAIARPPDTAGAESLLTGLEREREALGAVNLRAEEEAAEYGERLGAMKSERIDLTQAIAKLRDGIDELNAEGRERLVAAFDVINANFKALFEALFGGGQAELKLVESDDPLEAGLEIYACPPGKRLSVMSLMSGGEQALTAAALIFGVFLANPAPVCVLDEVDAPLDDANVDRFCRMLHEMRSRTDTRFIVITHNPVTMSRMDRLYGVTMPERGMSQLVSVNLKQAEQIVAA; encoded by the coding sequence ATGCAATTCCAGAGACTGAAGCTCGTCGGCTTCAAATCCTTCGTCGACGCGGCGGAAGTCCAGATCGAGGCCGGCCTGACCGGCGTCGTCGGCCCCAACGGCTGCGGCAAGTCCAATGTGCTGGAAAGCCTGCGCTGGGTCATGGGTGCCAACTCGGCCAAGGCCATGCGCGGTCAGGGCATGGACGACGTCATCTTCGCCGGGGCCGCGGGCCGTCCGCCGCGCAGCCACGCCGAAGTCGTCCTGACCATCGACAACGCCCAGAAGCGCGCCCCCCAGCCCTTTACCGACAGCCCGGTGCTGGAGGTGTCGCGCCGCATCGACCGGGGCCAGGGTTCGACCTATCGCATCAACGGCAAGGAGGTCCGCGCCCGCGATGTCCAGCTGCTGTTCGCCGACGCCTCGACCGGGGCCAACAGTCCGGCCCTGGTCCGTCAGGGCCAGATCTCCGAACTGATCGCCGCCAAGCCGCAGAACCGTCGGCGGATTCTGGAAGAGGCGGGCGGCGTGGCCGGTCTGCACACCCGCCGTCACGAAGCCGAACTGCGCCTGAAGGCCGCCGAGACCAATCTGGACCGCCTCGACGACATCGGGCGCGAGCTGGAGACGGCGCTGAACCGGCTGAAGCGCGAGGCGCGGCAGGCCGAGAAGTACAAGAAGATCTCAGCCGAGATCCGCGCCCTGCAAGCCGCCCTGCTCTATGTGCGCTGGAACGACGCCAAGGCGGCGGCTGAGGTCGCGGCTCAGGAACTGCGCGACGCCGACCGCGCCGTGGTCGAAGCGACGACCGCTGCGACGAAAGCCGAGGCCGACGCCCTGAAGGCGCAGGAGGCGATGAAGCCCGCGCGCGAGGAAGACGCCGTCGCCGGCGCCCTGCTGCACCGGGCCACGCTGGAACGCGACCGCCTCGACATGGCCGAACAGGCCGCCCGCGCCGAGGTCGACCGGCTGAAGGCCGAGGCGACCCGCATCGCCTCTGACGTCGAGCGCGAGGAACGTATGGCCGCCGACGCCAAGCGCGAGCTGGACCGGCTGGACCACGAACTGACGAAGCTGAAGGCCGAGATCGCCGCCGCCCCCGAGCGCGGCCCGGAACTGGAAAAGGCGCTTCTGGCCGCCGAGGACGCCCGCAAGGCCGCCGACGCCGAGGTCGAGCGACTGGCCGGAACCCTGGCCGCCGTCGAGGCCCGCGCCAACGCCGAGAGCGCGAGGAAGCGCGACGCCGAGGCCCGGCTGGCCCGCGTCGTCGGCCAGCACGATCAGGCCAAACGCGAACGAGAGGCGCTCGGCCCGCTCGAAACGCCGGAACTGGCGACCGCCCGCACGGCACTGGAGACGGCGCAGGCCGAGCTGACCGCCGCCCGCGAAGCCGTCGAGGCCGCCGAGACCGCGCGCGGCGATCTGGCCCGCGTCGAGGCCGAAGCCCGCACGGCGGCTCGCGCCGCCGAGGACCGGCTGGGCCGCCTGCAAACCGAGGCGCGGGGTCTGGCCCAGCTGCTGGTCACCGGCAAGCGCGACCATCCGCCCGCGCTGGACAAGGTGTCGGCGGCCAAGGGCTATGAGGCGGCGCTGGCTGCGGCCCTCGGCGACGATCTGGACGCGGCGCTGGACGCCCGCGCCGCCGCCCACTGGGCCAAGCTCGAAAAATGGGCGAACGCCCCCTCGCCCGTCTGGCCTGAAGGCGTAACGCCGCTGGCGGCTCATGTGACCGCGCCCGCCGAACTGGCCGCGCGTCTGGCCCTGTGTGTCGTCGCCAGCCAGTCCGAAGCCCCGCGCCTCGCCAAGACCCTTCCGACCGGCGCCCGCCTGGTGACGGCCGAGGGCGACCTCTATCGCTGGGACGGCTTCGTCAGCCGCGCCGAGGCCCCACGCCCGGCCGCCGTGCGACTGGCCCAGCGCACGCGTCTGGCCGAGCTGGAAGCCGAGATCGACACCGGCAAGCCTGCGCTGGAGGCGGCCCAGGCCGCTCAGAAGAGCGCCACCGAGGCCTTCCGCGCCGCCGAGGAGGCGGTGAAGACCGCCCGCCTCAAGCCCTTCGCCGCCGACAAGGCCGTGGTCGTCGCGCGCGACCGGGTCGAGAGCCTGATGCGCGACCAGACCCGCCGCGAGGCCCGCGCCCAGGCCCTGGACGAGACCGTCGCCCGGCTGGACGGCGAGGTGGCCGAGGCCCAGGCCGCGCTGGAGGCCGCGCAGAGCGTCGAGGCCCCGTCGGAAACCATCGCCGGGTTGCGTGACGAACTGGCCGCCGCTCGTGTGGCGGCGGATGCGGCGCGGCAAGCGGCGCAGACGGCCCGCTCGACCCGCGACGAGGAGGCCCGCGACCGCGCCGGACGCGAACAGCGTCTGGGCAGCCTGACCCGCGCCCACGAGGGCTGGGCCGGGCGCTCGAAGGAAAGCGCCGCCCGCGTCACGGCTCTGACCAAGGACGCCGACAAGACCGCCGCGCAGCTGTTGCAGGCCGAGATCGCGCCGCAGGGCTTCGCCGAACAGCGCGGCACCCTGATGGACGCCCTGATCGCCGCCGAGACGCGCAAGAGCGCCGCCACCGAGGCCCTGTCGCTGGCCGAGAGCACGGCGGGCGAGAGCGACCGCGCCAGCCGCGCCGCCGAGGCCGCCGCCGGGGCCGCGCGCGAGGCTCGCGCTGGTCTGGCCGCCCGCGCAGAGGCCGCGAGCGAGCGTCTGGCCGAGGCCGAGGCCAATGTCCGCGAGACGGCGCAGATGTCGCCGGACGAACTGGGCCAGAAGCTGATCGACGACGCCATCGCCCGCCCGCCGGACACGGCCGGCGCCGAGAGTCTGCTGACCGGGCTGGAGCGCGAGCGCGAGGCCCTGGGCGCGGTCAACCTGCGCGCCGAGGAAGAGGCCGCCGAGTACGGCGAGCGCCTGGGCGCCATGAAGTCCGAACGCATCGACCTGACCCAGGCGATCGCCAAGCTGCGCGACGGCATCGACGAACTGAACGCCGAGGGCCGCGAGCGGCTGGTGGCGGCCTTCGACGTCATCAACGCCAACTTCAAGGCCCTGTTCGAGGCCCTGTTCGGCGGCGGTCAGGCCGAGCTGAAGCTAGTCGAGAGCGACGATCCGCTGGAAGCCGGCCTTGAGATCTACGCCTGCCCGCCCGGCAAGCGCCTGTCGGTCATGAGCCTGATGAGCGGCGGCGAACAGGCCCTGACGGCGGCGGCGCTGATCTTCGGCGTCTTCCTGGCCAACCCGGCCCCCGTCTGCGTGCTGGACGAGGTGGACGCGCCGCTGGATGACGCCAACGTCGACCGCTTCTGCCGGATGCTGCATGAAATGCGCAGCCGCACCGACACCCGCTTCATCGTCATCACCCACAACCCGGTGACCATGAGCCGGATGGATCGCCTGTACGGCGTCACCATGCCGGAACGCGGCATGAGCCAGCTGGTCAGCGTCAACCTGAAACAGGCCGAGCAGATCGTGGCGGCTTAA
- a CDS encoding thioredoxin domain-containing protein produces the protein MKSLWTALALTAVLTTGAPALAADAAAARLPATPSVPAVTAADRILGRADAPVTVIEYASFTCTHCAHWTNDVLPTFKARYIDTGKVRLVFRDMPTQPVQVAATAAAIGRCAAPGKFFDVAHHFMAGQAAAFASGDARQWYMDAVAVSGRTQPQIETCLADPATGQALQRDIEAAVAAGVEGTPTFFVNGRRTADHSLETLAAAIDPLLKGR, from the coding sequence ATGAAAAGCCTCTGGACCGCCCTGGCCCTGACCGCTGTGCTGACGACCGGCGCACCGGCCCTGGCGGCCGACGCTGCGGCGGCTCGCTTGCCCGCCACCCCGTCCGTACCGGCCGTGACGGCCGCTGACCGCATCCTGGGCCGCGCCGACGCCCCGGTGACGGTGATTGAATACGCCTCCTTCACCTGCACCCATTGCGCCCACTGGACCAACGACGTCCTGCCGACGTTCAAGGCCCGCTACATCGACACCGGCAAGGTCAGGCTCGTGTTCCGCGACATGCCCACCCAACCGGTCCAGGTCGCCGCCACCGCCGCCGCCATCGGCCGTTGCGCGGCCCCGGGCAAGTTCTTCGACGTCGCCCATCACTTCATGGCTGGTCAGGCCGCCGCCTTCGCCAGCGGCGACGCCCGCCAATGGTACATGGACGCCGTCGCCGTCAGTGGACGCACTCAGCCGCAGATCGAGACCTGCCTGGCCGACCCCGCCACCGGCCAAGCCCTTCAGCGCGACATCGAAGCCGCTGTGGCGGCGGGCGTTGAAGGAACGCCGACCTTCTTCGTCAATGGGCGTCGAACCGCCGACCACTCGCTCGAAACCCTGGCGGCGGCCATAGACCCGCTGCTCAAGGGGCGCTAA
- a CDS encoding DsbA family protein — protein sequence MLRKLAGAAALSVAMALAACSGKDAAPAEGDMALGAPEGAKVTVIEYASVTCSGCAAWNEQVWPQFKAKYVDTGKVRYVFREFPTPPQDVAVAGFLIARCAGEDKYFHVIDQIMRALPELHSGTPPRDILLRTARDAGLSEARFQTCISDPAGVAAMEKRIKAAQDAGVTGTPTFMVNGQVVGDRSLESLSQSIDPLLTAK from the coding sequence ATGTTGAGGAAGCTGGCAGGGGCTGCGGCCCTGAGCGTCGCAATGGCCCTGGCGGCCTGTAGCGGCAAGGACGCAGCCCCCGCCGAGGGCGACATGGCTCTGGGCGCGCCCGAAGGCGCCAAGGTGACGGTGATCGAATACGCCTCCGTCACCTGCTCCGGCTGCGCCGCCTGGAACGAGCAAGTCTGGCCCCAGTTCAAGGCCAAATACGTGGACACCGGCAAGGTGCGCTACGTCTTCCGCGAGTTCCCCACCCCGCCACAGGATGTCGCCGTGGCTGGCTTCCTGATCGCGCGCTGCGCGGGCGAGGACAAGTATTTCCATGTGATCGACCAGATCATGCGCGCTCTGCCTGAGCTTCATTCCGGCACGCCGCCACGCGACATTCTGCTGCGCACGGCGCGCGACGCCGGACTGAGCGAAGCCAGGTTCCAAACCTGCATCTCGGACCCGGCCGGGGTGGCGGCGATGGAGAAACGCATCAAGGCCGCCCAGGACGCGGGCGTCACCGGCACGCCCACCTTCATGGTCAACGGCCAGGTTGTCGGCGACCGCTCGCTGGAGAGCCTGTCCCAAAGCATTGATCCTCTTCTGACGGCGAAATGA
- a CDS encoding DUF721 domain-containing protein yields the protein MRRPLPTESEAREILARRRTRPQLRPPPPAGRSLAPLIKKLDAQFGRGASALEPRWVEIVGERLARVTRPQKLTKGRGGAGGTLELRVAGPAALLVQHQSEDIIQRVNLFLGAGSVEKLRIAQGPVKPLPVAGAKPRARGKAVLPPLPASVEAELAAAVEDAPDSLKAALRKLGRAVLSQPLENERR from the coding sequence ATGCGTCGTCCTCTGCCCACTGAAAGCGAAGCCCGCGAAATCCTGGCCCGACGCCGGACGCGCCCGCAACTGCGCCCGCCGCCCCCAGCCGGTCGCTCGCTGGCCCCGCTGATCAAGAAGCTGGACGCCCAGTTCGGACGCGGCGCAAGCGCCCTGGAGCCGCGTTGGGTCGAGATCGTCGGCGAACGCCTGGCCCGCGTCACCCGCCCGCAGAAGCTGACCAAGGGTCGCGGCGGCGCCGGCGGCACGCTGGAGCTGCGCGTGGCCGGTCCCGCCGCCTTGCTGGTGCAGCATCAGTCCGAGGACATCATCCAGCGGGTGAACCTGTTTCTCGGCGCCGGATCTGTCGAGAAGCTGCGCATCGCCCAGGGGCCGGTGAAGCCCCTGCCCGTGGCGGGCGCCAAGCCGCGAGCGCGCGGCAAGGCCGTCCTGCCGCCCCTGCCCGCCTCGGTCGAAGCCGAACTGGCCGCCGCTGTCGAGGACGCTCCCGACAGCCTGAAAGCCGCGCTCAGAAAGCTGGGCCGGGCGGTGCTGTCGCAGCCTCTCGAAAACGAGCGCCGTTGA